The Triticum dicoccoides isolate Atlit2015 ecotype Zavitan chromosome 6A, WEW_v2.0, whole genome shotgun sequence genome has a window encoding:
- the LOC119319257 gene encoding bisdemethoxycurcumin synthase-like, whose protein sequence is MGSIGTTNGSGIGHGSAAVARRQHAEGPAAMLGIGTANPTGVEVPQNIFAENLFRVTKSDHLTELQQKLTRICEKTGIDKRHFHLTEETLVAHPELYDHDAQSLDNRLAMTVDAVPKLAQCAAAKAISEWGRPASEITHLVFSTYSAWGAPSADLRLATLLGLRPTVSRTILSLHGCYGGGRALGLARELAENNRGARVLVACAEITLVCFGGPDGGNLVGHALFGDGAGAVIVGAGPFRDGEQSPIFEMVHATQTTVPKTEHALGMQVSGSGVDFHLAIQVPTLIGQNVERCLLDAFRGGDDDDDDGHGAHLPSPLSGNGKWNDLFWAVHPGGRPILDNIDKVLQLEPEKLGASRHVLREYGNMSGATIVFVLDELRRRRSLLPEWGAMLAFGPGVTIETMVLRCPR, encoded by the exons ATGGGAAGCATCGGAACCACCAACGGCAGCGGCATCGGGCACGGCAGTGCCGCGGTGGCGCGGCGGCAGCACGCCGAAGGCCCCGCGGCCATGCTCGGCATCGGCACGGCGAACCCCACCGGCGTCGAGGTGCCCCAGAACATCTTCGCCGAGAACCTCTTCCGCGTCACCAAGAGCGACCACCTCACTGAGCTCCAGCAGAAGCTCACCAGAATCT GCGAGAAGACGGGCATCGACAAGCGCCACTTCCACCTGACGGAGGAGACGCTGGTGGCGCACCCGGAGCTGTACGACCACGATGCGCAGTCGCTGGACAACCGCCTCGCCATGACCGTCGACGCCGTGCCGAAGCTGGCGCAGTGCGCGGCCGCCAAGGCCATCTCCGAGTGGGGCCGCCCGGCGAGCGAGATCACCCACCTCGTCTTCAGCACCTACTCCGCCTGGGGAGCCCCTAGCGCCGACCTGCGGTTGGCCACGCTGCTCGGCCTCCGCCCCACGGTCAGCCGCACCATCCTCAGCCTCCACGGCTGCTACGGCGGCGGCCGGGCGCTGGGCCTCGCCAGGGAGCTCGCCGAGAACAACCGCGGCGCGCGCGTCCTGGTGGCCTGCGCCGAGATCACGCTCGTCTGCTTCGGCGGGCCCGACGGCGGCAACCTCGTCGGCCACGCGCTGTTCGGGGACGGCGCCGGCGCGGTCATCGTCGGGGCCGGCCCCTTCCGCGACGGCGAGCAGAGCCCCATCTTCGAGATGGTCCACGCCACGCAGACCACGGTGCCCAAGACCGAGCACGCGCTCGGCATGCAGGTCTCCGGCAGCGGCGTCGACTTCCACCTCGCCATCCAGGTGCCCACGCTCATCGGGCAGAACGTGGAGCGCTGCCTCCTCGACGCGTTCCGCGgaggagacgacgacgacgacgacggccatGGTGCTCATCTTCCGTCTCCGTTATCAGGGAACGGGAAGTGGAACGACCTCTTCTGGGCGGTGCACCCGGGCGGCCGCCCCATCCTGGACAACATAGACAAGGTGCTCCAGCTGGAGCCGGAGAAGCTGGGGGCCAGCCGGCACGTGCTCCGCGAGTACGGCAACATGAGCGGCGCGACCATCGTCTTCGTGCTCGACGAGCTGCGCCGGCGCCGGAGCCTGCTGCCGGAGTGGGGCGCCATGCTGGCCTTCGGACCCGGGGTCACAATTGAGACCATGGTGCTCCGCTGTCCACGCTAG